A region of Panicum virgatum strain AP13 chromosome 8N, P.virgatum_v5, whole genome shotgun sequence DNA encodes the following proteins:
- the LOC120685013 gene encoding dihydrolipoyllysine-residue acetyltransferase component of pyruvate dehydrogenase complex-like, whose amino-acid sequence MADGKRPRDEESSAEPHGLPRVCHEYFRGRVPSSGPGAWIAGRGGDGPSGGPGVSESSLSGGPPARGDIGASAAAAGGSASSSVAPPAPVVAAPSVAPAEAPGLPAPGLLMPGSPAASAASSESDSGEVNPDIVALQRECDLARGRFSFTVAKIEHLRDSLQAVEVAQGAAEEEVRAARDAAADAVDAL is encoded by the exons ATGGCCGACGGAAAGCGACCCCGCGATGAGGAGTCCAGCGCCGAGCCGCATGGTCTACCGCGGGTGTGCCACGAGTACTTCCGGGGGAG GGTGCCGTCGTCGGGTCCCGGAGCGTGGATCGCCGGGCGTGGCGGCGATGGGCCATCGGGCGGCCCTGGAGTCTCCGAGTCCTCTTTGTCCGGCGGGCCTCCGGCGAGGGGTGACATCGGagcgtctgctgctgctgccggcggcTCGGCttcgtcctccgtcgcgccacCGGCGCCGGTCGTTGCTGCACCGTCGGTCGCACCCGCTGAAGCACCGGGCCTACCCGCTCCAGGCTTGCTCATGCCGGGTTCACCTGCTgcgtccgccgcctcctcggagtccgaTTCTGGGGAAGTCAACCCGGACATAGTGGCTCTGCAGCGGGAGTGCGACCTGGCGCGCGGTCGCTTTTCGTTCACTGTGGCCAAAATCGAGCACCTGCGGGACAGCCTGCAGGCTGTCGAGGTTGCCCAGGGCGCTGCCGAGGAAGAAGTGCGCGCGGCGAGGGACGCTGCAGCGGACGCTGTTGACGCTCTTTAG